One part of the Brevundimonas subvibrioides ATCC 15264 genome encodes these proteins:
- a CDS encoding YicC/YloC family endoribonuclease: MTGFGRADGALDGWTWTVEARSVNGRNLEVRFRGPNGFDNLERLAKAAAQARLSRGQVTLGVNARRAEGDAPTLKVNEAVLARYLALANELAEEGATPPSADGLLGLKGVIESDEQVDDAEARAAVEVAMAASVEAALDALKVSREREGAQLRPVIEDFTGRIETLIATAETEAAAQTEAVRERFARRMAELAPDAPGLQERIVLEAAALATKADVREELDRLHAHVASARTLLDQPPAGRKLDFLMQEFMREANTLCSKSATTALTATGLDLKAVIEQLREQVQNVE; the protein is encoded by the coding sequence ATGACCGGCTTCGGCCGCGCCGACGGCGCCCTGGACGGCTGGACCTGGACGGTCGAGGCGCGCTCGGTCAACGGCCGCAATCTGGAGGTCCGCTTTCGCGGTCCGAACGGGTTCGACAATCTGGAGCGCCTGGCCAAGGCGGCGGCGCAGGCCCGTCTCAGCCGGGGGCAGGTGACCTTGGGCGTGAATGCGCGTCGGGCCGAGGGCGACGCGCCGACGCTGAAGGTCAACGAAGCCGTACTGGCCCGCTATCTGGCCCTCGCCAATGAACTGGCGGAGGAGGGGGCGACCCCGCCGTCCGCCGACGGTCTGCTCGGCCTGAAGGGCGTGATCGAGAGCGACGAACAGGTCGACGACGCCGAGGCGCGCGCGGCCGTCGAGGTCGCCATGGCCGCCAGCGTCGAGGCGGCACTGGATGCGCTGAAGGTGTCGCGCGAACGCGAGGGCGCCCAGCTGCGGCCTGTGATCGAGGACTTCACCGGCCGGATCGAGACGCTGATCGCGACCGCCGAAACCGAAGCCGCCGCCCAGACCGAGGCCGTGCGCGAGCGATTCGCCCGTCGCATGGCCGAACTGGCCCCGGATGCCCCGGGCCTGCAGGAGCGGATCGTGCTGGAAGCGGCCGCCCTGGCGACCAAGGCCGATGTCCGCGAGGAGCTGGACCGCCTGCACGCGCACGTCGCTTCGGCCCGGACGCTGCTGGATCAACCCCCTGCCGGGCGCAAGCTGGACTTCCTGATGCAGGAGTTCATGCGCGAGGCGAACACACTGTGCTCGAAATCGGCTACGACCGCGCTGACCGCCACGGGCCTCGACCTGAAGGCGGTCATCGAGCAGCTTCGAGAACAGGTACAGAATGTCGAATGA
- the mltG gene encoding endolytic transglycosylase MltG: MQFRRGARTPGTKRSGMVAAALAGSATVSLFLIAGLAWAWSVYYAPGPSARAGDATIVALPSGSGVSAIAARLKSAGVIRSVDMFKAAATLTGADRRLRAGEYEVPTRASLKSVLALLTDGRVVRHFVTIPEGWSSAQAVDILNREAVLTGTIAEVPEEGSLWPETYEVARGETRAEVIARMQRAATENLAELWAQRGPNTVVRTPREALILASIVEKETGIARERPQVAAVFSNRLRIGMRLESDPTIIYGITKGLPLGRGIRRSELERDTGYNTYLIDGLPPTPIANPGRQSLAAVLNPPRSQDLFFVADGTGGHVFASTYEQHLANVARWRSIESGRAGPPPAEALPPGTAPVTPPPTGDAVITMQAPGALTPSRATAPLRPAVQAPTTPPAPANGP, from the coding sequence ATGCAGTTTCGCCGGGGGGCGCGGACGCCGGGGACCAAGCGATCCGGGATGGTGGCAGCCGCTCTGGCGGGCTCGGCGACCGTCAGCCTGTTTCTCATCGCCGGCCTCGCCTGGGCCTGGAGTGTCTATTATGCGCCCGGACCGTCGGCGCGGGCGGGGGATGCGACCATCGTCGCCCTGCCGTCGGGATCGGGCGTTTCGGCGATCGCCGCCCGGCTGAAGAGCGCCGGGGTGATCCGGTCCGTCGACATGTTCAAGGCTGCCGCGACCCTGACCGGGGCGGACCGGCGCCTGCGGGCCGGCGAATACGAGGTGCCGACCCGGGCCTCGCTGAAAAGCGTGCTGGCTCTCCTGACCGACGGCCGCGTGGTCCGCCATTTCGTGACCATTCCCGAGGGATGGTCGTCGGCCCAGGCGGTGGACATCCTGAACAGGGAAGCGGTCCTGACCGGCACGATCGCCGAGGTGCCGGAGGAGGGCTCGCTGTGGCCCGAGACCTACGAGGTCGCGCGGGGCGAGACGCGGGCCGAGGTCATCGCCCGGATGCAGCGCGCCGCCACCGAGAACCTGGCTGAACTGTGGGCCCAGCGCGGACCCAACACGGTCGTCCGTACGCCCCGGGAGGCCCTGATCCTGGCCTCCATCGTCGAGAAGGAGACCGGCATCGCGCGCGAACGGCCGCAGGTCGCGGCCGTGTTCTCCAACCGGCTGCGCATCGGCATGCGGCTGGAAAGCGATCCGACCATCATCTATGGCATCACCAAGGGGCTGCCGCTGGGCCGGGGCATCCGTCGCTCCGAACTGGAGCGCGATACGGGGTACAACACCTATCTGATCGACGGCCTGCCGCCGACGCCGATCGCCAATCCGGGCCGGCAGTCGCTGGCGGCGGTGCTGAACCCGCCGCGCTCCCAGGACCTGTTCTTCGTCGCCGACGGTACCGGGGGGCACGTCTTCGCCTCCACCTACGAACAGCATCTCGCCAATGTCGCGCGCTGGCGCTCGATCGAGTCGGGCCGGGCCGGGCCGCCTCCGGCCGAGGCCCTGCCGCCGGGTACGGCGCCCGTCACACCGCCGCCGACCGGCGATGCCGTCATCACCATGCAGGCTCCCGGAGCCCTGACGCCGTCCCGCGCGACGGCTCCGTTGCGACCGGCTGTGCAGGCCCCGACCACCCCACCGGCCCCGGCGAACGGGCCGTGA
- the fabF gene encoding beta-ketoacyl-ACP synthase II, translating to MRRVVVTGLGLVTPLGTGVEHSWKGIVEGRSGIRPITAFDTEGYGCTIAGEVPSVDGRGGGGPDVPGSFDPDAIMTPKERKRVDDFILFGIAAADEALIDANWHPETDEDKERTGVIMGAGIGGLGPIADSAQILADSGPRRISPFFIPSALINLASGQISIRHQLKGPNHAVVTACASGVHAIGDAARMIAFDDADVMVAGGAESSIVPLGIAGFLACKALCTAYNDTPEAASRPYDRGHAGFIMGEGAGVLVLEEYEHAKARGAKIYAEVIGYGMSGDAFHITAPSEDGDGAYRAMKAAVKRAGIAVEDIDYVNAHGTSTMADWIELRAVERLVGDHAKNLAMSSTKSMTGHLLGAAGAIEAVFSVLAIRDQIAPPTINLDDPEHETAIDLVPHKGKPMEIDVVMSNSFGFGGTNASVIFRKVA from the coding sequence ATGCGTCGCGTCGTCGTCACCGGTCTCGGCCTCGTCACCCCTCTGGGCACGGGAGTCGAGCATAGCTGGAAGGGCATCGTCGAGGGGCGCTCCGGCATCCGTCCGATCACGGCCTTCGACACCGAAGGCTATGGCTGCACGATCGCCGGAGAGGTTCCCAGCGTGGACGGGCGCGGCGGCGGGGGTCCGGACGTGCCGGGCAGCTTCGATCCCGACGCGATCATGACGCCGAAAGAGCGCAAGCGCGTCGACGACTTCATCCTGTTCGGCATCGCGGCGGCCGACGAGGCGCTGATCGACGCCAACTGGCATCCCGAGACCGACGAGGACAAGGAACGCACCGGCGTCATCATGGGTGCGGGCATCGGGGGCCTCGGCCCCATCGCCGACAGCGCGCAGATCCTCGCCGACTCGGGTCCGCGCCGGATCAGCCCCTTCTTCATCCCGTCCGCCCTGATCAACCTGGCCAGCGGCCAGATCTCGATCCGGCACCAGCTCAAGGGTCCGAATCACGCGGTGGTCACGGCCTGCGCCTCGGGCGTCCATGCGATCGGTGACGCGGCCCGCATGATCGCGTTCGACGACGCCGACGTGATGGTGGCCGGCGGGGCGGAAAGCTCCATCGTGCCGCTGGGTATCGCCGGCTTCCTGGCCTGCAAGGCCCTGTGCACCGCCTACAACGACACGCCCGAGGCGGCCTCGCGCCCCTACGACCGGGGCCATGCCGGCTTCATCATGGGCGAGGGCGCGGGCGTCCTGGTGCTCGAGGAGTACGAACACGCCAAGGCTCGCGGCGCCAAGATCTACGCCGAGGTGATCGGCTACGGCATGAGCGGGGACGCTTTCCATATCACGGCCCCGTCCGAAGACGGCGACGGAGCCTACCGGGCCATGAAGGCCGCGGTGAAGCGGGCCGGGATCGCGGTCGAGGACATCGACTACGTCAATGCCCACGGGACCTCGACCATGGCCGACTGGATCGAGCTGCGCGCCGTGGAGCGGCTGGTGGGCGACCATGCGAAGAATCTGGCCATGTCCTCGACCAAGTCGATGACGGGCCATCTGCTCGGGGCGGCCGGGGCCATCGAGGCGGTGTTCAGCGTCCTGGCCATCCGCGACCAGATCGCGCCGCCGACAATCAACCTCGACGACCCGGAACACGAAACCGCCATCGACCTCGTGCCACACAAGGGCAAACCCATGGAGATCGACGTGGTCATGTCCAACAGCTTCGGCTTCGGCGGCACCAACGCCTCGGTCATTTTCCGCAAGGTCGCCTGA
- a CDS encoding acyl carrier protein: MSDTLERVRKIVIDHLDADPDKVTEKASFIDDLGADSLDNVELVMAFEEEFDIEIPDDAAEHIQTVGDAVKFIDEKTAA, encoded by the coding sequence ATGTCCGATACCCTGGAACGCGTCCGCAAGATCGTCATCGACCACCTGGACGCCGATCCGGACAAGGTCACCGAAAAGGCCAGCTTCATCGACGACCTGGGCGCCGATTCGCTCGACAACGTCGAACTGGTCATGGCCTTCGAAGAAGAATTCGACATCGAGATCCCCGATGACGCCGCCGAACACATCCAGACCGTCGGCGACGCGGTGAAGTTCATCGACGAAAAGACCGCCGCCTAA
- the fabG gene encoding 3-oxoacyl-[acyl-carrier-protein] reductase, with the protein MFDLTGKTALVTGATGGIGGAVARALHAQGATVVLSGTREAVLADLAGQLGERAHFATANLSDPASVDALVGVAEEVAGAGLDILVANAGITKDGLLLRMKDEDFQSVLTVNLESYFRLSRAAMKGMMKRRSGRIIGVTSVVGVTGNGGQTNYAASKAGMIGFSKSLAQEVGSRGITVNCIAPGFITSPMTDVLNEQQREGILRHIPAGRLGTGDEIAAAAVYLSSDEAAYVTGQTLHVNGGMAMI; encoded by the coding sequence ATGTTCGATCTCACAGGCAAGACCGCCCTCGTCACCGGGGCGACGGGCGGCATCGGCGGGGCCGTGGCCCGCGCCCTTCACGCCCAGGGCGCGACCGTCGTCCTGTCCGGCACGCGCGAGGCGGTGCTGGCGGATCTGGCGGGACAACTCGGCGAGCGCGCGCATTTCGCCACGGCGAACCTGTCCGACCCGGCCTCGGTCGACGCCCTGGTCGGGGTGGCCGAGGAAGTCGCGGGCGCGGGGCTCGACATCCTGGTCGCCAATGCGGGCATCACGAAGGACGGCCTGCTGCTGCGGATGAAGGACGAGGACTTCCAGTCGGTCCTGACTGTGAACCTTGAAAGCTATTTCCGCCTGAGCCGTGCGGCCATGAAGGGCATGATGAAGCGCCGGTCCGGCCGGATCATCGGCGTGACCTCGGTTGTGGGCGTCACCGGCAACGGCGGCCAGACCAACTATGCGGCCTCCAAGGCCGGCATGATCGGCTTTTCCAAGTCGCTGGCGCAGGAGGTCGGCTCGCGCGGCATCACGGTGAACTGTATCGCGCCAGGCTTCATCACCTCGCCCATGACCGACGTCCTGAACGAGCAGCAGCGCGAGGGCATCCTGCGCCATATTCCCGCCGGCCGCCTCGGTACCGGCGACGAGATCGCCGCCGCCGCCGTCTATCTTTCATCCGACGAGGCGGCTTACGTCACGGGCCAGACGCTGCACGTCAACGGCGGCATGGCGATGATCTGA
- the fabD gene encoding ACP S-malonyltransferase yields the protein MTLALLFPGQGSQAVGMGAVLAETFASAREVFAEIDQALGQDLSGLMRDGPEDQLTLTENAQPALMAVSLAVMRLLDKEFGVSVDRAAFVAGHSLGEYSALAAAGALSIADTARLLKLRGQAMQRAVPVGQGAMASLIGPKTDLALAEAAAAAGAEVGTCVVANDNNNGNVVISGDKAAVDRAIEKAKELGARAIPLNVSAPFHCPLMQPAADEMAAALASANLIAPSVPVVANVTARPETDADTLRRLLVEQVTGRVRWRESMMWMAGEGGVTRFVEIGSGKVLTGMAKRIAPDAESLALNTPEDIEAFAKSLAE from the coding sequence ATGACACTCGCGCTTCTCTTCCCCGGACAGGGCAGTCAGGCCGTCGGCATGGGGGCCGTTCTGGCCGAGACGTTCGCGTCCGCACGCGAGGTGTTCGCCGAGATCGACCAAGCCCTGGGCCAGGATCTGTCCGGCCTGATGCGCGACGGTCCCGAGGACCAGTTGACCCTGACCGAGAACGCCCAGCCGGCGCTGATGGCGGTGTCGCTGGCGGTGATGCGGTTGCTGGACAAGGAATTCGGTGTGTCCGTCGACCGCGCCGCCTTCGTCGCCGGCCATTCGCTGGGCGAGTATTCGGCGCTGGCGGCGGCCGGTGCCCTGTCGATCGCCGACACGGCCCGCCTGCTGAAGCTGCGCGGCCAGGCCATGCAGCGCGCCGTGCCGGTGGGGCAGGGGGCGATGGCCTCTCTGATCGGGCCCAAGACCGACCTTGCCCTGGCCGAGGCCGCCGCGGCGGCCGGCGCCGAGGTCGGCACCTGCGTGGTCGCCAACGACAACAACAACGGCAACGTGGTCATCTCGGGCGACAAGGCGGCCGTCGATCGCGCCATCGAGAAGGCCAAGGAACTGGGCGCACGGGCGATCCCGCTGAACGTCTCCGCCCCCTTCCACTGCCCGCTGATGCAGCCCGCCGCCGACGAGATGGCGGCCGCCCTCGCGTCCGCGAACCTGATCGCGCCGTCCGTCCCCGTCGTCGCCAATGTGACGGCCCGGCCGGAGACGGATGCCGACACCCTTCGTCGCCTTCTGGTCGAACAGGTCACCGGCCGCGTGCGCTGGCGCGAGAGCATGATGTGGATGGCGGGGGAGGGCGGCGTGACCCGCTTCGTCGAGATCGGTTCGGGCAAGGTGCTGACGGGCATGGCCAAGCGGATCGCGCCGGACGCCGAGAGCCTGGCGCTGAACACACCCGAAGACATCGAGGCCTTTGCGAAGTCGCTGGCGGAATAA
- the rpsF gene encoding 30S ribosomal protein S6, producing MALYEHTVMSRQDISAQQAEALNDTIKDLIVAGGGSVAKIEYWGLRNLTYRVKKNRKAHYSLLAIDCPPPAMAEVERQLGINEDVLRWLTVRVEELDLELSPLLARRERERERDRERTPREDAEVAA from the coding sequence ATGGCTCTTTACGAGCACACGGTCATGTCGCGCCAGGATATCAGCGCGCAACAGGCCGAAGCCCTCAACGACACCATCAAGGACCTGATCGTGGCCGGCGGCGGTTCCGTCGCCAAGATCGAGTACTGGGGCCTGCGCAACCTGACCTACCGGGTCAAGAAGAACCGCAAGGCGCACTACTCCCTGCTGGCCATCGACTGCCCCCCGCCCGCCATGGCCGAAGTCGAGCGTCAGCTCGGCATCAACGAGGACGTGCTGCGCTGGCTGACCGTCCGCGTCGAGGAACTCGACCTGGAACTGTCGCCGCTGCTGGCCCGTCGTGAGCGCGAGCGTGAACGCGATCGCGAACGCACGCCGCGTGAAGACGCCGAAGTGGCCGCGTAA
- the rpsR gene encoding 30S ribosomal protein S18, translating to MTDTTSTPGMPVGSGSGRRPFNRRRKVCPFTGEGAPKIDYKDVKLLQRYISERGKIVPSRITAVSQIKQRELAKAIKRARYLALLPYVVK from the coding sequence ATGACCGATACCACCTCCACCCCCGGCATGCCCGTCGGATCCGGTTCCGGCCGTCGTCCGTTCAATCGTCGTCGCAAGGTCTGCCCGTTCACGGGCGAAGGCGCGCCGAAGATCGATTACAAGGACGTCAAGCTGCTGCAGCGCTACATTTCCGAACGCGGCAAGATCGTGCCCTCGCGCATCACCGCCGTGTCCCAGATCAAGCAACGCGAACTGGCCAAGGCCATCAAGCGCGCCCGCTATCTGGCCCTCCTGCCCTATGTGGTGAAATAA
- the rplI gene encoding 50S ribosomal protein L9 — translation MKVVLLERVENLGAIGDVVTVKDGFARNFLLPREKALRATSKNLEKFELDRVAIEARNEKNKGEAQKVADKIDGQSYVMIRQAGETGQLYGSVSGRDVAEAVQAEGGRIERSQVVLNTAIKTLGVHEVLVRLHAEVTATVKINIARSADEAERQAKGEDVIKSAYDEDRNAAAEQARDMVEGGAGQQDGLGSEA, via the coding sequence ATGAAGGTCGTTCTGCTCGAACGCGTCGAGAACCTCGGCGCCATCGGCGACGTCGTCACCGTCAAGGATGGCTTCGCCCGCAACTTCCTGCTGCCCCGTGAAAAGGCGCTGCGGGCCACGTCCAAGAACCTCGAGAAGTTCGAACTCGACCGCGTCGCCATCGAGGCCCGCAACGAGAAGAACAAGGGCGAGGCCCAGAAGGTCGCCGACAAGATCGACGGCCAGTCCTACGTCATGATCCGCCAGGCGGGTGAAACCGGCCAGCTGTACGGCTCGGTTTCGGGCCGCGACGTCGCCGAGGCCGTTCAGGCCGAAGGCGGCCGGATCGAACGCTCGCAGGTCGTCCTGAACACGGCGATCAAGACCCTGGGTGTCCACGAAGTGCTGGTTCGCCTGCACGCCGAGGTCACCGCCACGGTCAAGATCAACATCGCCCGTTCGGCCGATGAAGCCGAGCGTCAGGCGAAGGGTGAGGACGTCATCAAGTCGGCCTACGACGAAGACCGCAATGCCGCCGCCGAACAGGCACGCGACATGGTCGAAGGCGGGGCCGGCCAGCAGGACGGTCTCGGCTCCGAGGCCTGA
- a CDS encoding TonB-dependent receptor plug domain-containing protein has product MHIRITRSLLLGFASAATLLACPLAASAQSAPPQDDASEVDEIVVTGTRAVGRSRLDTIAPVDVVSGESLTRQGAGTELAAALSALAPSISFPRPAITDGSDHVRPATLRGLAPDQTLVLINGQRGHIGALVNVNGNIGRGSTAFDLNTIPTVTLGSVEVLRDGASAQYGADAIAGVINLRLREANSGGAVTANYGIYDTDFRTARGNRNETDGEQSSLSGWIGLPLLGDGFLTLSGEIQKRDPTNRSDYAAPGSVANGSSTTVIGRFGDPETEAQTGYFNAGKPLAGGWDAYAFGGYQHRDSNAAATARAFNNANNVTAIYPTGFLPIIATAIDDYNIYGGVRGPALGFDWDINVGYGRNELDYRVENSLNASYGAASQTSFDAGGLGYDQLTVGADAVRQLDVGLYEPLNLAVGVEFRRESFDVNAGEPTSYNRGPVLTGGLGSQGFPGFAPANEVDEDRNNYGVYVDLEGKLTEALSFGVAGRYEDYSDFGDQFTGKVSGRYDFSPEFALRGAVSTGFKAPALQQQFFSYIATNLVATQAGVVLQQNASLRVDDPVALLLGAKPLEPETSVNYSLGGVLRWGGLELTVDAYRIDVSDRIIYSETLGVARPSQPAASTAAIAALLAPLNVQGARFFLNGVDTETQGIDVVARYRISGERGRLDLTLAGNFNQTDVTKTPPVPANLAIAPADDFLFDRSSRLSFEQGTPEQKIVASADWTYNRLGLTGKITSYDSVFVANNNATLDYETGAAVLMDLEARYEFPLGITGAIGANNLLDEYPDFTPTTLNGATGSVGFPSYSPYGFNGRFFYSRLSYAF; this is encoded by the coding sequence ATGCATATCCGGATTACTCGCTCTCTGCTCCTCGGCTTCGCCTCGGCGGCGACCCTGCTGGCCTGCCCGCTGGCGGCGTCCGCCCAGTCCGCGCCCCCCCAGGATGACGCGAGCGAGGTCGACGAGATCGTGGTGACCGGCACGCGTGCCGTGGGCCGGTCGCGGCTCGACACCATTGCGCCCGTCGATGTCGTCTCGGGCGAAAGCCTGACGCGCCAGGGCGCCGGCACAGAACTGGCCGCCGCCCTGTCGGCCCTGGCCCCGTCCATCAGCTTCCCGCGTCCGGCCATCACCGACGGATCCGACCACGTCCGCCCCGCGACCCTGCGAGGCCTCGCCCCGGACCAGACGCTGGTACTGATCAACGGCCAGCGCGGCCACATCGGCGCCCTGGTCAACGTCAACGGCAACATCGGTCGTGGCTCGACGGCGTTCGACCTGAATACGATCCCGACCGTGACCCTGGGGTCGGTGGAAGTGCTGCGCGACGGGGCCTCGGCCCAGTACGGCGCCGACGCCATTGCCGGCGTCATCAACCTGCGTCTGCGCGAAGCCAACTCCGGCGGCGCGGTGACGGCCAACTACGGCATCTACGACACCGATTTCCGCACCGCGCGCGGCAACCGGAATGAAACCGACGGCGAACAGTCGTCGCTGTCCGGCTGGATCGGCCTGCCCCTGCTGGGTGACGGCTTCCTGACGCTGTCGGGCGAGATCCAGAAGCGCGACCCGACGAACCGCTCCGACTATGCCGCGCCGGGCTCGGTCGCCAACGGGTCGTCCACCACCGTGATCGGCCGCTTCGGCGACCCGGAAACCGAAGCGCAGACGGGGTACTTCAACGCCGGCAAGCCTCTGGCGGGCGGCTGGGATGCCTACGCGTTCGGCGGCTATCAGCACCGCGACTCGAATGCCGCCGCGACCGCGCGGGCCTTCAACAACGCCAACAACGTCACCGCCATCTATCCGACCGGCTTCCTGCCGATCATCGCCACCGCGATCGACGACTACAACATCTACGGCGGGGTTCGCGGCCCGGCCCTGGGTTTCGACTGGGACATCAACGTCGGCTACGGCCGCAACGAGCTTGACTACCGGGTCGAGAACAGCCTGAACGCGTCCTATGGCGCGGCCTCGCAGACCTCGTTCGACGCGGGCGGCCTGGGCTACGACCAGCTGACCGTCGGCGCCGACGCCGTGCGCCAGCTGGACGTGGGACTGTATGAGCCGCTCAATCTGGCCGTCGGCGTCGAGTTCCGCCGGGAATCCTTCGACGTGAATGCCGGCGAGCCGACATCCTACAACCGCGGGCCGGTTCTTACCGGCGGACTTGGATCGCAGGGCTTCCCCGGCTTCGCCCCGGCCAACGAAGTGGACGAGGACCGCAACAACTACGGCGTCTACGTCGATCTGGAAGGCAAGCTGACCGAGGCGCTCAGCTTCGGCGTGGCAGGACGCTACGAAGACTATTCTGACTTCGGCGATCAGTTCACCGGAAAGGTCTCGGGCCGCTACGACTTCTCGCCGGAGTTCGCCCTGCGCGGTGCCGTCTCGACCGGCTTCAAGGCCCCCGCCCTGCAGCAGCAGTTCTTCAGCTACATCGCCACCAACCTGGTGGCGACGCAGGCCGGTGTCGTCCTCCAGCAGAATGCTTCGCTCCGGGTGGATGATCCCGTCGCCCTGCTGCTGGGCGCCAAGCCGCTGGAGCCGGAAACCTCGGTCAACTATTCGCTGGGCGGCGTGCTGCGCTGGGGCGGGCTGGAACTGACCGTCGACGCCTACCGGATCGATGTGTCCGACCGGATCATCTACTCCGAGACCCTCGGCGTGGCCCGTCCGAGCCAGCCGGCAGCCTCGACCGCGGCGATCGCGGCCCTGCTGGCCCCGCTCAACGTGCAAGGCGCGCGCTTCTTCCTCAACGGGGTCGATACGGAAACCCAGGGCATCGACGTGGTCGCGCGCTACCGCATCTCGGGCGAACGCGGTCGCCTGGACCTGACCCTGGCGGGCAACTTCAATCAGACCGACGTCACCAAGACCCCGCCCGTGCCGGCAAACCTGGCCATCGCGCCTGCCGACGACTTCCTGTTCGACCGGTCCAGCCGGTTGTCCTTCGAGCAGGGCACGCCGGAACAGAAGATCGTCGCCAGCGCGGACTGGACCTACAACCGGCTCGGTTTGACCGGCAAGATCACCAGCTACGACAGCGTCTTCGTCGCCAACAACAACGCCACCCTGGACTATGAGACTGGTGCGGCCGTGCTGATGGACCTCGAGGCCCGCTATGAGTTCCCGCTCGGCATCACCGGCGCGATCGGGGCGAACAATCTGCTGGACGAATACCCCGACTTTACCCCGACCACGCTCAACGGCGCGACCGGCTCGGTGGGCTTCCCCAGCTACTCGCCTTACGGCTTCAACGGCCGCTTCTTCTACAGCCGGCTGAGCTACGCCTTCTAG
- a CDS encoding replicative DNA helicase — protein sequence MNAFTPFADSVAIPSLPHNLEAEQALLGALMFDNAIFERLSERLRGSHFYEPFHQRLYDAIEDHIRQGMLAEPTILMERFKQDPAFAEFGGLRYLADLMDRAPPGANAPDYARVVYDLALRRDLIRIGGEIIKEAPDPETPAIDQIEQAELTLYSLAETGAPSSGFVSFSTALAGAVQMAGEAYQRDGKLAGLATHLDDLDSKLGGMHPSDLLILAGRPSMGKTALATNIAFNVARNYRWEPTPDGRKTVSGGVVAFFSLEMSAEQLAMRILADASGVSSDRLRKGEIDASDFGKVRDAAIEIGESPLYIDATGGLAISKLAARARRLKRMEQGLDLIIVDYLQLITVGEGNGNKNRVQEVSEITGGLKALAKELNVPIIALSQLSRQVENREDKRPQLSDLRESGSIEQDADCVMFVYRESYYLGRTEPREGTEEHLKWQEDMDILQHQAEVVIGKQRHGPIGIVKLSFDADTTRFGNLARDGRYGSSFADIPE from the coding sequence ATGAACGCCTTCACCCCCTTCGCCGATTCCGTCGCCATCCCGTCGCTGCCGCACAACCTTGAGGCCGAGCAGGCCCTGCTGGGCGCGCTGATGTTCGACAACGCCATCTTCGAGCGTCTGTCCGAACGGCTGCGCGGGTCGCACTTCTACGAGCCCTTCCACCAGCGGCTCTACGACGCGATCGAGGACCATATCCGCCAGGGCATGCTGGCCGAGCCGACGATCCTGATGGAGCGGTTCAAGCAGGATCCGGCCTTCGCCGAATTCGGCGGCCTGCGCTATCTCGCCGACCTGATGGACCGGGCCCCGCCGGGTGCGAACGCGCCCGACTATGCCCGGGTCGTCTACGACCTGGCCCTGCGGCGCGACCTGATTCGCATCGGCGGCGAGATCATCAAAGAGGCCCCGGACCCCGAGACCCCCGCGATCGACCAGATCGAACAGGCCGAGCTGACGCTGTATTCCCTGGCCGAGACCGGCGCGCCGTCGTCCGGCTTCGTCAGTTTCTCGACCGCCCTGGCCGGTGCCGTGCAGATGGCCGGAGAGGCGTATCAGCGGGACGGCAAACTGGCCGGCCTGGCCACCCACCTCGACGATCTCGACTCCAAGCTGGGCGGGATGCACCCGTCCGACCTGCTGATCCTCGCCGGCCGCCCGTCGATGGGCAAGACGGCGCTGGCGACCAACATCGCCTTCAACGTCGCTCGCAACTACCGCTGGGAGCCCACGCCGGACGGCCGCAAGACGGTGTCTGGCGGGGTCGTCGCCTTCTTCTCGCTGGAAATGAGCGCCGAGCAGCTGGCCATGCGCATCCTGGCCGACGCGTCCGGCGTGTCGTCCGACCGTCTCCGGAAGGGAGAGATCGACGCTTCGGACTTCGGCAAGGTGCGCGACGCCGCCATCGAGATCGGCGAGAGCCCGCTCTACATCGACGCCACGGGCGGCCTGGCCATCTCCAAGCTGGCGGCCCGGGCGCGGCGGCTGAAGCGGATGGAACAGGGTCTGGACCTGATCATCGTCGACTACCTCCAGCTGATCACCGTCGGCGAGGGCAATGGCAACAAGAACCGGGTGCAGGAGGTGTCGGAGATCACCGGCGGCCTGAAGGCCCTGGCCAAGGAGCTGAACGTCCCCATCATCGCCCTGTCGCAGCTGTCGCGTCAGGTCGAGAACCGCGAGGACAAGCGGCCCCAGCTGTCCGACCTGCGCGAATCCGGCTCGATCGAGCAGGACGCCGACTGCGTGATGTTCGTGTATCGCGAAAGCTACTACCTGGGCCGCACCGAGCCCCGCGAGGGCACGGAAGAGCATCTGAAGTGGCAGGAGGACATGGACATCCTGCAACACCAGGCCGAGGTCGTGATCGGCAAGCAGCGCCACGGCCCGATCGGCATCGTCAAGCTCAGCTTCGACGCCGACACCACACGCTTCGGCAACCTGGCCCGGGACGGCCGCTACGGCTCGAGCTTCGCCGATATTCCGGAGTGA